aaaaactgattttttaaAGTGTCAAAAATTGATTTACATGCTCAAATTGATCttgtataaaattgatttttgaatggAAATATctgttatttttttcaaatttggtATTGGTTTTGTAaccagtttttttttcatataaaaccaaaccaattaggTTTATTGACCTGAATCAAACTTCTAGTTAaccaaaatcaaggttgttcttttttttattaaccttAACCAGGTTCAGTCCTTCTAATATCCGGGTGGACattctatattattattattattattattattattattgcatcCTTAGCTGAAATCGTGTGAATATGCATATCATTTGAAATGATATTTAGGTATTATAATTCTCTATTTCTTATTTAaactcttatcttattttgaaTAAGCTCTTAAATTATGTCTGAACACATTCATGCGTCCTGCGGATTCCTGCTTACATATCATACTATCATGATTATTGGAGGTCATAGAGAATTTGACTTTGTTTTACTTCTTACATCATAACTGATCTTCTAAGATTGATTTTGAAGATGTCTTGTAAATCAAGGATGCTTCTTAAGGGCAGAAGTCTGGTTCAGAATTCGTAAGCAGGGATCCCTCAAaagattaattataattataccTTGCAAAATCCAATGAACTTTTACAAGTAATAGCAATTGTTTGCAACTTCTTAACTATGTTAAGTTTACTAGGAAATTGTTCTATGCCCTTAAATAGTTTCCCAACATGAATCAAAACTCGAGCTTATGGAAAAATCACCAAAAACCCACTAGTCAATTAACTGATCAATGATTATTGAAGATGTGGAGGAAAACAAAGTTTTGCATGTAAATCAACAAGTGAAACTTCACAAATTACAAAGTTTAATTCATTCCAATATTTTGAATTCTTAACACTAGCTCATTCTTCCCTATTTGTCATCATAAATTCATCCCAATGTTTGACTGCTCAACACTAACATGATCTGTCCTAAAAAGAGCggggagaaagaaagaaagaaatacaaATAGCACGTTCTTGTCCGTATTTGGCATGAAAATATTCTCTTCCGTCAATGTTGTGATCCACTTGTGCCAAATAGTCTCATCAAACACCTGATACATCATTCATATGTAGCAGTTAGAAGATAGCAAAGCTAACATATTCATCAATGACCAATTTCTCTTAGAAcctaatcaaaagaaaaaaaaatcaagaattaTCCAGACACTACTTGACGGTTGATGCAAGAGTGGTACTTATACGAATTTCAACGTAAAACATTGTTCTATTTGAAAGAGGGATTATTGAGAGTGAGAGATAGAGATTCGAAGActaatacaaaattaaatttttgtattatatttagtGTAAAGTGtgtattatattttagtattttatttaatttaagataaatatagatataaaataaaattatttttaatttactaaacaCAATAGTAAATCACAGTATAATCTAGAAAAACAAAGGCACATTAAAGGCAAAACCTTTATGCTGATCTGAGGCATCATGATACTCTTCTTCCTCCTCGGGGACAGGAAGCAACTCTGCGACTTCGTCAGTCTCATCCTGGGCGGCGTTACTATTCTTGTGGTGAGGATACCTGACAACCACCACAGGACAGACGCAATGCTGCACGCAATAATCGCTGACACTCCCAAGCCTGCCCTTACCACTCCTCTTGCCTGCGCCAAATCCCCGGCTCCCCATGATCACAGCGCCCAGTCTCAATCTCTCCACTTCCAAGCACAACCTCTCCTTCATATCGTGGTCTTTCACTATGTGGATGCTGCAATTTTATGTATGTGTAACAAATTCTTTTGCATGTATGTTCAATACAATTAAgagtaaagaataaaaaaaatagagtttccttcaaaaactaaaaagtttaaatatataaaaaaaataaattttattgtagCTTATTACTGGCAATCTTATAGCTAACGGAGAAATTGTATATTCCATCATGTAATaatgtataattaaataatgagaaATGCCAGAGacaaaatttattatcatttaacCATTAACCCAATacatttagtttaataattcaaCAATACACTTTaactcatatttttaaatagaaaaagtttATGGACCAgtaattttattacattttggCCAACATGTAACCAACAGAAAAAgatgagccattggatgaaatctcacacaaatctcacaccatcaaattattattgatgACTAGTTGATGGCTACTAATCACAAATATTGTTGCCCCTATTATTgctcttttaaatattaatagctaattaattatcaaaaacaataaattctgataattcttaatatttttttttaaataatttcatatttttttactgCATTTCAAATTCACTCTATGAGCTTTacaaaaaatgttacaaatatatttgtataaaaatatatgttgtttaatttatttttaatatatattttatataaataatattatgtatacataaaaaaattagttattaaattaattattatacatatttatacacgtgtttaaattatgttaatatatattttatattttaatatattttatgttagtgattatttttagatgaaaatttatttacagttaattttatataaaattaataattaaaaatcgttaaataattaaattaatttgactaattttttatctaataactCTCCATATTACTAATTTCATGTGAAATAATGGACCCAAATTTCtaccttatttttaaaataaattattttacattatttatcaaaattgtCTGCTTAAAAGAAATCTGTTTATGATATATATGCTACAAAACTCCATGAGAAAACATACCTGAACGGAATTTCAGCCTCCACAAGGGGCTGAGATAGGTCACTGACCTTGCTGCTCGTGAAGCTGACGAAATCCTCCTCCAGCTTCCGCCGCGACTCCTCTCCCGGCTCTGCCGTAGCCCCGGCATCAGAGCCCCAGTCAGCACCATAGAGAACGCTCGTGGGGCGCACGTGCAGGAGGATGACGGCGTCACCGGGACGGAGGTAGTTCTGTACGGCCCACTTGACAGCATAAGCACTCTCGTCACTTAGGTCAACAGCGATCGCAATCTTGCGCTGCGAATCAGCGAGGGGAGACAGAACCGGAGACGACGGAACCGGTGGCTGTGGATTCGTCACGTTCATGGTGATGAGTTGGACGCAGTCAACGTTAACGTGtgctttgtttttttgtttcgGTGAAGCGTTGAAGTTTGGAAGCGGAAATAACGGAgcatataaaaattaacaacgGAGTTAGCAAGGTAACTGGAGAAGTTTGTTTCTCTACTTTCTGTGTTTATGTTCTACTTTTCTTTCCAAGTTTGTTGTATCAAAGTCTTTCTTTGCGTTTTGCAAGTTGCAACTTGCAAGTCATGACTTTTCCTTTAATTATGGTTCAATTCAACCCATCACGTTACTCACATCTTTATTATTACTTGCTACGTATTTATTTTAGAGAAATGTTAGAAGAGTATTagaatttattagttttttattattaattaattattaatatttaaaaatataagataaaatatatttttaaattattatattaaaaaaattaaattaataattaaataataattaNNNNNNNNNNNNNNNNNNNNNNNNNNNNNATACCCAAAATTATTGATACATACGTCgatttatttttccaataatCTTACATACACTAATTTTGTGtaaacctttttttatttttttattaaaagtaattgacaaagagaaaaaggataaaagaatttgtcttaaaagaaaatatacgaaaagaaattgcaaaaaaaaaaaataaaatatttttttatttttaattaacaaacgtataattactaaaataagaataaaacatGTTACCATACTATTTTTTGGCAACCATacaaaaaattcaatcatttaatttgtatttgtataaaatatatattaaaataaatataaatatttaataattaattttttgtatatatataatattttttaattttttttataatttatttagctTAACTTAAA
The genomic region above belongs to Arachis duranensis cultivar V14167 chromosome 3, aradu.V14167.gnm2.J7QH, whole genome shotgun sequence and contains:
- the LOC107477833 gene encoding universal stress protein PHOS34, with protein sequence MNVTNPQPPVPSSPVLSPLADSQRKIAIAVDLSDESAYAVKWAVQNYLRPGDAVILLHVRPTSVLYGADWGSDAGATAEPGEESRRKLEEDFVSFTSSKVSDLSQPLVEAEIPFSIHIVKDHDMKERLCLEVERLRLGAVIMGSRGFGAGKRSGKGRLGSVSDYCVQHCVCPVVVVRYPHHKNSNAAQDETDEVAELLPVPEEEEEYHDASDQHKGV